Proteins from a genomic interval of Symmachiella macrocystis:
- a CDS encoding glycosyltransferase gives MRIGYLINQYPMPSQTFIGREIRALEDLGMTVDRFALRQWNGTLVDERDRNEHAVTRYVIGIGIGRILLALLLMPFRKPFAFLRAFRLSLRVARRSDKSLALHMIYLAEACVLSRWLIESKIEHLHVHFATNSTEVAMLTRVLGGPPYSFMVHGPEEFDRAATLSLDEKTARAAFVATISSYARSQLYRWIRFEDWSKIRIVRCGLDADYLTTEPDPPQANRRLVCVGRLCEQKGQVLLVEAAAKALQASGPFELVLIGDGDLRLAVEEAIARNQLEEVVKLAGWADRDEVKQHILDSAGLVLASFAEGLPVVIMEALAMGRPVITTWIAGIPELVVDGEMGSLIPAGDVDALAAAISKLLATPAEELSRLGANGRERVLQNHDVRQEAARLHQLITSGNDDSRPVRYDTKLPPDKKRELQQAQS, from the coding sequence GTGCGAATTGGCTATCTGATCAACCAGTATCCCATGCCCAGTCAAACCTTCATCGGTCGTGAGATCCGGGCGTTGGAAGATTTGGGGATGACAGTCGATCGCTTTGCGCTGCGGCAGTGGAACGGCACGCTGGTTGATGAACGCGACCGCAACGAACATGCGGTGACGCGCTATGTGATAGGAATCGGCATTGGGCGGATCCTATTGGCGTTGTTGCTCATGCCGTTTCGCAAACCGTTCGCATTTCTCCGCGCTTTTCGATTGTCACTTCGTGTCGCGCGGCGCAGCGATAAGTCACTGGCGCTGCACATGATCTATTTGGCCGAGGCGTGTGTTTTGTCGCGTTGGTTGATCGAAAGTAAAATCGAACATCTGCACGTCCACTTCGCAACGAATTCCACCGAAGTGGCCATGTTGACCCGCGTACTCGGCGGCCCTCCCTACAGTTTCATGGTGCACGGCCCGGAAGAGTTCGACCGGGCAGCAACACTCTCGCTGGATGAAAAAACGGCGCGGGCGGCCTTTGTCGCTACGATCTCCAGCTACGCGCGCAGCCAACTTTACCGTTGGATCCGCTTTGAGGATTGGTCGAAAATCAGAATCGTTCGCTGTGGATTGGACGCCGACTACCTGACCACCGAACCGGACCCGCCGCAGGCCAATCGGCGACTCGTCTGCGTCGGTCGACTGTGCGAACAAAAAGGACAAGTGCTCCTGGTGGAAGCAGCGGCAAAGGCGCTCCAAGCCAGCGGCCCATTCGAACTGGTGCTCATTGGCGACGGTGATTTGCGCCTTGCCGTCGAAGAGGCCATCGCTCGCAACCAGTTGGAAGAGGTCGTAAAACTCGCGGGCTGGGCCGATCGCGACGAAGTGAAACAACACATTCTCGATTCCGCGGGACTTGTGCTGGCCAGCTTTGCCGAAGGGCTGCCTGTCGTGATTATGGAAGCGTTGGCAATGGGTCGCCCCGTGATCACCACCTGGATTGCCGGGATTCCTGAGTTGGTTGTAGATGGCGAAATGGGTTCGCTGATACCCGCCGGCGATGTTGATGCATTGGCTGCAGCAATTTCTAAATTATTGGCAACACCGGCAGAAGAATTGTCTCGTCTGGGCGCAAATGGACGTGAGCGGGTTCTGCAGAATCACGACGTTCGCCAAGAAGCGGCGCGCCTTCACCAATTGATCACATCCGGCAACGACGATAGCCGGCCGGTCCGCTACGATACCAAACTGCCCCCGGACAAAAAACGGGAGTTGCAACAGGCTCAGTCTTAA
- a CDS encoding glycosyltransferase family 2 protein has protein sequence MSIVAFSIAALVAIPTLIFIAQCLAAMGATWFTTQKMASSSPVDDAEYTAAIIIPAHNEQQVIAATIRSLLPQMGANGRVVAIAHNCDDETAQVARDAGAEVLELNEPDRRGKGWALAAGRDFLRSDPPDAMVVVDADTAVESDFLKPLVTMAMQRNSPAQSKYVLHVDSDDADAADYVSSLAFTVRNAVRPLGMKLLGLPCMLTGSGFALPWSLAADAPLAGGHAGEDYKLGIDLTLQGNRPYFCPDAVVRGPLPRTKQVATVQRRRWSHSQLTFMRNELPRLLGDFLLHARLASFGLICDLVVPPLILLMLLQWLAIAATGIIYLAGGSHIPLLITVATCGSFLTVLLAVAAVFEKKLLNRKVLLALPRYFFRYLPQYLAFFHKADTQWTKTPRESSAP, from the coding sequence ATGTCTATCGTAGCGTTTTCCATCGCGGCACTGGTCGCGATTCCCACCCTGATCTTCATCGCACAGTGCTTAGCCGCCATGGGGGCGACGTGGTTCACGACCCAAAAAATGGCGTCCTCCTCCCCCGTCGACGATGCGGAATATACAGCGGCGATCATTATCCCGGCCCACAATGAGCAGCAGGTAATCGCTGCGACAATACGTTCGCTGTTGCCGCAAATGGGCGCCAACGGGCGCGTGGTGGCGATTGCCCACAACTGTGATGACGAAACCGCGCAGGTCGCACGCGACGCCGGAGCTGAGGTGCTGGAACTCAACGAACCTGATCGTCGTGGTAAGGGTTGGGCATTGGCCGCCGGCCGGGATTTTCTTCGCTCCGATCCCCCCGATGCAATGGTGGTGGTCGATGCGGATACGGCCGTTGAATCGGACTTCTTGAAACCCCTGGTCACTATGGCGATGCAGCGAAATAGTCCCGCACAATCCAAGTACGTATTACACGTCGATAGCGACGATGCGGATGCCGCTGATTATGTTTCGTCGCTCGCCTTCACTGTACGCAATGCAGTTCGTCCTCTGGGTATGAAGCTGTTAGGGCTGCCCTGCATGCTGACAGGATCGGGATTCGCCCTTCCTTGGAGTTTGGCAGCCGACGCGCCCCTGGCCGGAGGGCATGCCGGCGAGGACTATAAACTGGGCATCGACCTCACGCTCCAAGGCAACCGCCCCTACTTTTGTCCGGACGCTGTTGTCCGCGGGCCGCTGCCTAGAACCAAACAAGTCGCCACGGTCCAACGCCGCCGCTGGTCGCATTCGCAATTGACATTCATGCGTAACGAACTTCCACGCCTGCTGGGGGATTTCCTGCTCCACGCCCGTTTGGCATCGTTCGGCCTCATCTGCGACCTCGTCGTGCCACCCTTGATTCTGTTGATGCTGCTGCAGTGGCTGGCGATTGCAGCGACCGGAATTATTTACCTCGCGGGGGGCAGCCATATCCCACTGTTGATCACAGTCGCCACCTGCGGCTCATTCCTAACAGTGCTTTTAGCCGTCGCTGCCGTGTTCGAAAAGAAACTCTTAAACCGCAAGGTCTTGCTGGCCTTGCCACGTTATTTCTTTCGGTACTTGCCGCAGTACTTGGCCTTCTTCCACAAAGCCGACACGCAATGGACCAAGACGCCACGCGAAAGCAGCGCCCCTTAA
- a CDS encoding sulfotransferase family 2 domain-containing protein — protein MISHEHKAIYVHVPKCAGSSVEKLLLPNRPQHDGPDYEHLFGWCPKRKIHLQHATAAQMLDLELVTESQWRDYYKFAFVRNPFDRTFSDYFWMKTQIEPAGGFGEYIERSGRFAPILGEPDGPDYRGDHLIPQCEFVHIDGQVAVDFIGRFESLDAGLETIQTKLSVVDRRVPHLKKGRKRHQHYSHFYTNRMREQVRSLYEADLAAFDYQFDDQRNMMSNIKRYVWPIRHTLGNWKYAAQTRFGV, from the coding sequence ATGATTAGCCACGAACACAAAGCTATCTATGTTCATGTCCCGAAATGCGCGGGGAGCAGCGTCGAGAAACTGTTGTTGCCGAATCGGCCTCAACATGACGGGCCGGATTATGAGCATTTATTTGGGTGGTGCCCCAAGCGAAAAATTCATTTGCAGCACGCCACCGCTGCGCAAATGTTGGATCTGGAGTTGGTGACGGAAAGCCAATGGCGGGACTATTACAAATTCGCCTTTGTTCGGAATCCATTCGACCGCACATTCTCGGATTATTTTTGGATGAAGACCCAGATTGAACCGGCTGGCGGCTTTGGGGAATACATCGAGCGAAGCGGCCGATTCGCTCCCATCCTGGGCGAACCGGATGGGCCGGACTATCGCGGCGACCATCTGATTCCACAGTGCGAATTCGTGCACATCGATGGTCAGGTCGCCGTCGATTTCATCGGCCGGTTTGAGTCGCTCGATGCGGGTTTAGAAACCATTCAGACCAAGCTATCTGTCGTGGATCGCCGTGTACCGCACTTAAAGAAGGGCCGTAAGCGGCATCAGCACTATTCCCATTTTTATACCAACCGCATGCGGGAGCAGGTCCGGTCGTTGTATGAAGCGGACCTGGCCGCATTCGACTATCAGTTCGACGATCAGCGCAACATGATGTCCAACATCAAGCGTTACGTCTGGCCCATTCGTCACACACTCGGGAACTGGAAATACGCCGCCCAAACGCGGTTTGGTGTTTGA
- a CDS encoding glycosyltransferase: MTRWLGHRGRECGVHIDRLRQSHHAPRVIFSVDGPNNGMASGLRGYAMAEHLRRFNWRTTVFPHQLEQCQRSRVFKYESPDVVVLQKARHALNLPSLYAGAKVVLDVDDADFLDPQLAERYETVVRGCDAVIAGSRFVADWARQFNPNVTIIWTAKPPAPEYKTRPTKNERPTIIWACSDPHAYPAEAELVREVLLHVQSPEQLTFVFAGVRNESVSDEWLQPLAQAGIDCQKLRFCEYGQFVRSIGTAHIGLAPLLPESSPFSAGKSFGKVLAYLDAYVTCVASNCCDHPLFFRHGENGMLANSVDEWVLALDQLVADSTDCTAMGETAKQDYLERLTCEASAARLNDVLRQLITSDGTDK; the protein is encoded by the coding sequence ATGACTCGCTGGTTGGGTCACCGCGGCAGAGAATGCGGTGTGCACATCGATCGGCTGCGACAATCGCACCATGCGCCGCGGGTGATTTTTAGCGTGGACGGTCCGAACAACGGAATGGCGTCGGGGTTGCGGGGTTATGCAATGGCCGAGCACCTCCGCCGTTTCAATTGGCGGACAACGGTGTTTCCGCATCAGTTAGAACAATGTCAAAGAAGCCGTGTTTTTAAGTATGAATCTCCCGATGTTGTGGTCCTGCAAAAGGCGCGACATGCACTGAACCTGCCCTCGCTGTATGCGGGGGCGAAAGTCGTGCTGGATGTCGACGACGCAGATTTCCTGGATCCTCAATTGGCCGAGCGGTATGAGACGGTGGTCCGCGGCTGCGATGCGGTGATTGCGGGGAGCCGTTTTGTGGCGGATTGGGCGCGTCAATTCAATCCGAACGTCACCATCATTTGGACTGCCAAACCTCCCGCGCCGGAATACAAAACACGCCCTACTAAAAACGAACGTCCAACCATCATCTGGGCCTGTTCGGATCCGCATGCCTATCCGGCCGAAGCCGAATTGGTCCGCGAGGTGCTGTTGCATGTGCAGTCGCCGGAACAGCTAACATTCGTGTTCGCCGGTGTGCGGAATGAGTCCGTCTCCGACGAATGGTTGCAGCCGCTTGCGCAGGCCGGCATCGATTGCCAGAAACTGCGGTTTTGCGAATACGGTCAATTTGTGCGTTCGATTGGGACTGCCCATATCGGCCTCGCGCCGCTGCTGCCGGAATCCTCGCCGTTCAGTGCGGGTAAGTCGTTTGGAAAAGTGCTGGCCTACCTGGATGCCTATGTGACGTGCGTTGCCTCAAATTGCTGTGACCATCCCCTGTTTTTTCGCCATGGAGAAAACGGCATGTTGGCCAATTCAGTCGACGAATGGGTACTAGCTCTCGATCAACTCGTCGCCGATAGCACGGACTGCACTGCCATGGGGGAAACGGCCAAGCAGGATTATTTGGAGAGACTCACTTGTGAAGCGTCAGCAGCCAGATTGAATGATGTTTTACGGCAACTGATAACCAGCGACGGTACGGATAAGTAA
- a CDS encoding glycosyltransferase yields MSETLGVVVIGRNEGERLRRCLESVKACGLHAVYVDSGSSDDSVQIAQSIDFTVVNLDLAIPFTAARARSEGYDKLLEEYPSLKYVLFVDGDCEIELPWPRIAETFLQEHEEVGIVAGRRRERFPEASVYNRLCDFEWDAPTGQVAAIGGDSIVRVSAYQAAGGFNPTVPAGEEPELCSRIRAAGWKVWRINTEMTRHDAAMFHFGQWWKRLTRTGYGGFDVERRFKTGVFQRILYSAFVWGILIPLLAVVAAVSAYRYFGVIGAVAVVAGVGAVWLLQILRITVRTHRQGRPWRQSLEYGWFTMLAKFPIAVGSLKSLWACLTRQGAQIIEYKSAVKSPSA; encoded by the coding sequence ATGAGTGAAACGTTGGGAGTTGTGGTCATCGGACGCAATGAGGGGGAGCGGCTGCGCCGTTGTCTGGAGTCCGTAAAAGCGTGCGGACTCCATGCCGTCTACGTCGATTCGGGCTCATCGGACGACAGTGTACAAATCGCCCAATCGATTGATTTTACGGTCGTCAATCTGGATTTAGCGATTCCCTTTACCGCCGCCCGTGCGCGGAGCGAGGGATATGACAAATTGCTAGAAGAGTATCCCAGTCTAAAATATGTGTTGTTTGTCGACGGGGATTGTGAAATTGAATTACCCTGGCCGCGCATTGCCGAGACGTTTTTGCAGGAACATGAGGAGGTCGGGATTGTCGCCGGACGACGGCGTGAGCGGTTCCCGGAAGCGTCCGTCTATAACCGGCTGTGCGATTTTGAGTGGGACGCGCCAACGGGTCAAGTGGCCGCTATTGGCGGAGACTCAATCGTGCGGGTCAGCGCCTACCAAGCCGCCGGCGGATTCAATCCGACCGTGCCGGCCGGTGAAGAACCGGAACTGTGCAGCCGCATCCGCGCTGCCGGTTGGAAAGTGTGGCGGATCAATACGGAGATGACTAGGCATGATGCCGCCATGTTTCATTTTGGCCAGTGGTGGAAACGTTTGACGCGCACCGGTTACGGCGGATTCGATGTCGAACGCCGTTTCAAAACCGGCGTGTTTCAGCGAATCCTTTATAGCGCTTTCGTGTGGGGAATTTTGATTCCCCTGTTGGCAGTGGTTGCCGCCGTATCAGCGTACCGTTATTTCGGAGTCATCGGCGCCGTGGCTGTCGTGGCCGGTGTCGGCGCGGTTTGGCTGCTACAGATTCTCCGCATCACTGTCCGCACACATCGCCAGGGGCGTCCTTGGCGGCAAAGCTTGGAGTATGGCTGGTTCACGATGCTTGCGAAATTCCCAATAGCGGTGGGTTCGCTGAAATCGTTGTGGGCTTGCTTGACACGTCAGGGAGCTCAAATCATTGAGTATAAGTCGGCGGTCAAAAGTCCATCGGCTTGA
- a CDS encoding serine O-acetyltransferase — MSANQILVQSAELSSSLPVPQGEVDLQTRARTNQNPAGVSLWKLWREDLATHDGKILEQGFWAMAVHRFGNWRMGVKPALLRMPFSIIYKFLYRFVEWTCGISLPYTVQVGRQVRIWHHSGMIFNAVSIGDRVQLRQNTTFGVVRTEHDFELPIIEAGADIGVGAAILGPVRVGANAVIGANAVVLSDIPPNSVAVGAPAKVVRTLERDSDSTSRKEGIAAE, encoded by the coding sequence GTGAGTGCAAATCAAATACTCGTGCAGTCGGCAGAGCTTTCAAGCTCGCTCCCTGTTCCGCAGGGGGAAGTGGATTTGCAAACGCGTGCGCGAACCAATCAAAACCCGGCCGGTGTCTCGCTTTGGAAATTATGGCGCGAGGATTTGGCGACGCATGATGGCAAAATATTAGAGCAAGGTTTCTGGGCGATGGCCGTTCATCGGTTTGGAAATTGGCGGATGGGCGTCAAACCTGCGTTACTGAGAATGCCGTTTTCGATCATCTACAAATTCCTCTACCGCTTTGTGGAGTGGACCTGCGGAATCAGTTTGCCGTACACCGTTCAAGTCGGCCGTCAGGTCAGAATCTGGCATCACAGCGGCATGATTTTCAATGCGGTTTCGATTGGTGATCGCGTACAGCTACGGCAGAACACGACTTTTGGGGTCGTGCGGACGGAGCATGATTTTGAATTGCCGATTATCGAAGCGGGTGCTGACATTGGCGTCGGAGCTGCCATCCTGGGGCCGGTCCGCGTGGGGGCGAACGCCGTCATCGGAGCGAACGCGGTTGTGTTGAGCGATATTCCACCCAATTCCGTTGCCGTAGGCGCGCCGGCCAAAGTCGTCAGAACCCTGGAGCGAGACAGCGACAGCACTAGTCGCAAAGAAGGGATCGCGGCGGAATGA
- a CDS encoding glycosyltransferase family 2 protein has translation MSVAAVIVNYGTAELVVQCIDSLQETRWECDRLQVYVVDNASSDNSVEEIQAVISERGWNEWVELLCAPSNGGFAFGNNVGIRRALAGDDPSMGAVWLLNSDTIVRPGALESLLQALETHPQAGIVGSRLEDMDGTSQRSAFRFQTIGREWARGLNLGLWFKLFPNAEVAPVQVDQEYETDWLAGASMLIRREVIDDTGLLDEGYFLYYEEVDYCLRAARQNWRTVYVPTSRVVHLVGQSSGVTSRDADDRRLPKYWYESRARFFTQNYGKMSRIIADISWLTGHLLYRARCFLQRKSITFPKCMVRDFVRFNFWWPSRVG, from the coding sequence GTGTCCGTTGCAGCAGTGATTGTGAATTACGGCACTGCGGAGCTCGTCGTGCAATGCATCGATTCGCTTCAGGAAACGCGCTGGGAATGTGACCGTCTGCAGGTGTATGTCGTCGATAACGCTTCCAGCGATAATTCCGTAGAGGAAATTCAGGCAGTCATTTCCGAGCGGGGTTGGAATGAGTGGGTGGAGCTGTTGTGTGCTCCGAGTAACGGAGGATTCGCTTTCGGTAATAACGTGGGGATCCGTCGAGCGCTTGCCGGAGACGACCCCTCGATGGGAGCGGTTTGGTTATTGAACTCGGACACGATCGTCAGACCTGGAGCTTTAGAGTCTTTGTTGCAGGCTTTGGAAACTCATCCGCAGGCCGGAATCGTGGGGAGCCGCCTGGAAGACATGGACGGCACGTCACAACGCTCCGCTTTTCGCTTTCAGACAATCGGCCGCGAATGGGCGCGAGGCCTGAACTTGGGATTGTGGTTTAAGCTATTTCCCAACGCGGAAGTCGCTCCTGTGCAGGTCGATCAAGAGTACGAGACCGATTGGTTGGCCGGTGCGAGTATGTTGATTCGGCGGGAAGTGATCGACGACACGGGATTACTGGACGAAGGCTATTTTCTTTACTACGAAGAAGTCGATTACTGTCTGCGCGCCGCCCGTCAGAATTGGCGGACGGTATACGTTCCCACAAGCCGGGTCGTGCATCTGGTGGGGCAGAGTTCCGGCGTGACGAGTCGCGACGCCGATGATCGCCGATTGCCGAAGTATTGGTATGAATCGCGGGCTCGATTTTTTACGCAAAACTACGGAAAAATGTCTCGGATTATTGCGGACATCAGTTGGCTGACCGGCCATTTGCTGTACCGCGCGCGGTGTTTCCTGCAGAGAAAATCGATCACGTTTCCAAAATGCATGGTGCGTGATTTTGTGCGATTCAATTTTTGGTGGCCCAGCCGCGTTGGTTAG
- a CDS encoding sugar transferase gives MSENGTSGQTATATLHSSLNPLYPPPTHPSGSERTIEHSVRPRTLRRTVREAVTHRPKSIATQREKALYAFAKRALDVFVTGSAILVFSPLFIAIALAIRLTSRGPAIYKHTRVGLRGQEFTCYKFRSMSVDADRQKDELREKNQHEDSRTFKMAHDPRVTPIGRLLRKSSFDELPQLFNVLLGDMSLVGPRPPVPSEVEQYSWDDLRRLEVKPGLTCIWQVSGRSNIPFPKQLQMDIEYIERQSLLFDMQLLLRTVPAVLSAKGAY, from the coding sequence ATGTCGGAGAACGGTACTTCGGGCCAAACAGCAACCGCCACTCTGCATTCCTCCCTAAACCCACTTTACCCTCCCCCCACTCACCCCAGCGGCTCAGAGCGTACCATCGAACATTCCGTTCGACCCCGTACACTCCGCCGCACAGTGCGTGAGGCGGTCACGCATCGCCCCAAGAGCATTGCCACCCAGCGGGAGAAAGCACTTTACGCATTCGCGAAACGGGCTCTGGACGTTTTCGTCACAGGCTCTGCGATTCTAGTGTTTTCGCCGTTGTTCATCGCAATCGCTTTGGCAATTCGCCTGACAAGTCGCGGACCGGCTATCTACAAACATACACGTGTTGGACTGCGTGGCCAGGAATTCACCTGCTACAAATTTCGCTCAATGTCCGTCGATGCGGATCGCCAAAAGGACGAATTGCGCGAGAAAAACCAACACGAGGATAGCCGCACCTTCAAAATGGCTCATGACCCGCGCGTGACGCCGATCGGACGACTACTCCGTAAGTCGAGCTTCGACGAACTGCCCCAATTGTTCAACGTACTGCTAGGCGACATGAGCTTGGTCGGGCCCCGCCCGCCGGTGCCTTCGGAAGTCGAGCAATACTCCTGGGACGACCTCCGGCGACTGGAAGTCAAACCCGGCCTGACTTGCATTTGGCAGGTCTCCGGACGCAGCAACATCCCCTTTCCGAAACAATTGCAAATGGACATCGAATACATCGAGCGTCAATCGCTGCTATTCGACATGCAACTCCTGCTGCGAACCGTACCTGCCGTGTTGAGTGCAAAGGGCGCTTACTAA
- a CDS encoding WecB/TagA/CpsF family glycosyltransferase, with product MLPSPHPAQNCETDGEPPQHPVPPHVKMFGIAIHQVTMDDAIDWGLKRMQGPAGPCELVFTPNVDHIVQLNQNLQLRDAYGLAGLVVADGWPVVTASRWLKKTLPARVAGSDLVPALIAAGASQHNPRIFLLGGATGVAEQAAARIRQRWPKANIVGTDSPPFGFETQDDENQRIVAKVNESAPDLLVVGFGAPKQELWLARHRSQLNAKIAVAAGGTIDFLAGHQTRAPRWAQHARLEWLHRMLTNPRRLAGRYLKGAIVFPRLVIREYRTAADPQHH from the coding sequence ATGTTGCCTTCACCCCACCCCGCACAAAATTGCGAAACTGACGGGGAACCCCCGCAACACCCTGTGCCGCCGCACGTCAAAATGTTCGGCATCGCCATTCATCAAGTGACGATGGACGATGCGATCGACTGGGGACTGAAGCGCATGCAAGGTCCCGCCGGACCCTGTGAGTTGGTCTTTACTCCCAATGTCGACCACATTGTTCAACTCAACCAAAATCTGCAACTGCGCGACGCATACGGACTGGCAGGTTTAGTCGTTGCTGATGGATGGCCTGTCGTCACCGCATCGCGCTGGCTCAAAAAAACGCTCCCCGCCCGCGTCGCCGGCTCTGACTTAGTCCCCGCACTGATTGCTGCTGGGGCCTCCCAACACAATCCGCGAATCTTTCTGCTGGGTGGAGCCACCGGTGTCGCGGAACAGGCAGCGGCCCGCATTCGGCAACGTTGGCCGAAAGCCAATATCGTCGGCACCGATAGCCCCCCTTTCGGATTCGAAACCCAGGACGACGAAAACCAGCGCATTGTCGCCAAGGTGAACGAATCAGCGCCTGATCTTCTGGTCGTCGGCTTTGGCGCTCCGAAACAGGAACTGTGGTTAGCTCGCCATCGCTCGCAACTCAATGCAAAGATTGCCGTAGCAGCCGGGGGCACGATCGACTTCCTGGCGGGGCACCAAACGCGCGCCCCACGCTGGGCCCAACACGCGCGGCTCGAATGGCTGCACCGCATGCTGACAAACCCACGGCGTCTGGCCGGTCGCTACCTGAAGGGGGCAATCGTCTTCCCCAGACTCGTCATCCGGGAATACCGCACCGCAGCCGACCCTCAACACCATTGA
- the galE gene encoding UDP-glucose 4-epimerase GalE gives MSSAKTILVTGGAGYIGSVVVEQLVGEGARVVVFDNLSQGHRAAVHPDAVFVEGDLLDAEAIESTVAEYRPESVLHFAAHSLVGESMQVPLKYLGQNVTAGLNLFQTMVNHDVRQLILSSTANLFGDPEEIPISESTKIAPGSAYGESKYILERMLAWLEQIHGLRYAALRYFNAAGATAERGEDHTPETHLIPLVLEVALGQRDQITVFGDDYPTEDGTCIRDYIHVSDLAQAHIRALDALAEGSRVYNLGNGNGFSVQDVIETAREVTGHPIPVVSGERRAGDPAILVADSQKIRAELDWKPQFPQLRDIMQTAWNWHQSHPNGYAE, from the coding sequence TTGAGTTCGGCAAAAACAATTTTGGTCACCGGTGGAGCCGGTTATATTGGCAGTGTGGTGGTCGAGCAGCTTGTCGGCGAGGGAGCGCGCGTGGTTGTCTTCGACAATCTGTCGCAGGGGCATCGCGCCGCTGTGCATCCCGATGCGGTGTTTGTCGAAGGTGACTTGCTTGATGCGGAGGCGATTGAGTCGACGGTCGCTGAATACCGTCCGGAGAGTGTTCTGCACTTTGCCGCTCATTCCTTGGTCGGCGAGTCGATGCAAGTGCCGCTGAAGTACTTGGGCCAAAATGTGACGGCCGGATTGAATCTGTTTCAAACCATGGTGAATCACGATGTGCGTCAACTGATTCTTTCGTCGACGGCCAATCTGTTTGGCGACCCCGAAGAGATTCCCATTTCGGAATCGACAAAAATTGCCCCCGGGAGTGCCTACGGCGAATCGAAATATATTCTCGAGCGCATGCTGGCTTGGCTGGAGCAGATTCATGGATTGCGGTATGCGGCGCTGCGTTATTTTAATGCGGCGGGAGCGACGGCTGAGCGCGGCGAAGACCATACTCCCGAAACGCATCTCATTCCGTTAGTGCTGGAAGTTGCCTTGGGGCAGCGTGATCAGATTACGGTTTTTGGCGACGATTATCCGACGGAAGATGGGACGTGCATTCGTGATTACATCCATGTTTCGGATTTGGCGCAAGCCCATATTCGGGCACTGGATGCCCTAGCGGAAGGCAGTCGGGTTTATAATCTCGGCAATGGCAACGGATTTAGTGTGCAAGATGTGATCGAAACTGCGCGCGAAGTGACCGGTCATCCGATCCCGGTTGTTTCCGGAGAGCGGCGTGCGGGTGACCCGGCCATTCTGGTTGCGGACAGTCAGAAAATCCGTGCGGAGTTGGATTGGAAGCCGCAGTTTCCGCAATTGCGCGACATCATGCAAACCGCTTGGAACTGGCATCAAAGCCACCCCAACGGCTATGCGGAATAG